Proteins from one Antennarius striatus isolate MH-2024 chromosome 12, ASM4005453v1, whole genome shotgun sequence genomic window:
- the lonrf2 gene encoding LON peptidase N-terminal domain and RING finger protein 2: METGLRSQTGELFVHPLSNPAAVGICPEMLEVAEEANRAGDYDFAIEIYSSQLADLQQPDRGLCLRKADSLARVGRISEALDSYCTAAGLGKLRPEELSLLVETIARTLREKEPGIPWTLNGHGKSSNGEDGIENDGDCAGDKALDLFSCRLCKCLLHEPTTVECGHTFCKRCLDHDNVEDCVHCKQKFHKKDGMANARRLNVVLSGLLDKLFATESKARKLWIQGEVLWKNQDLSDALEKYNSAVELAPSSGRLLCQRAELHMEMRNFSQAVQDATSLCRMKPLWTKAHCLKATALSKAGRNDEALQEYFMCVALKPDWTKVKLEAQKVLSELFSSVFENEELTTSLHPPQAGTTDRLIKPPALLSSLRPLTQKPGSSSQDSEFSAAKSSPAEDPSSRLYAPCPDKSDPALEGCGTKSLAAILATLPPPPGGLKRKHSGDDSSANFSPPPKLLKPDEASSFQAGAVCGGRTFPAELLDSGDMECSLCMRLFYEPVATPCGHTFCLKCLERCLDHNPNCPLCKENLSEYLATRGYNKTLLMEEVLQRYLGDELAERKKIHEEEMKELSNLNQEVPIFVCTMAFPTIPCPLHVFEPRYRLMIRRSMETGTKQFGMCIADELKGFADYGCMLQVRDVKFFPDGRSVVDTIGVSRFKVLSHGQRDGYNTAKIEYLEDKKVEAEELVELVKLHDSVYDQANSWFTSLKDNMKSQILSHFGHLPGKDPDPQASPSGPAWCWWLLAVLPLENRAQLTILSMTTLKDRLIAIRRVLIFVTRKRPR; this comes from the exons ATGGAGACTGGTTTGAGGTCTCAAACGGGCGAGCTGTTCGTCCACCCGCTTTCCAACCCTGCAGCTGTAGGCATCTGCCCTGAAATGCTGGAGGTGGCAGAGGAGGCAAACCGGGCTGGGGACTACGACTTTGCCATCGAGATCTACAGCTCCCAGCTGGCCGACCTCCAGCAGCCCGACAGGGGCTTATGTCTGAGGAAGGCCGACTCTTTAGCCCGCGTCGGGCGGATATCCGAGGCGCTGGACTCGTACTGCACAGCGGCAGGTCTGGGCAAACTGCGACCGGAGGAGCTGAGCCTCCTGGTGGAGACCATCGCCCGGACTCTCCGGGAGAAAGAGCCGGGCATCCCCTGGACGTTGAACGGACACGGTAAAAGCAGCAACGGGGAGGATGGGATCGAAAACGATGGAGACTGTGCAGGAGATAAAGCCCTGGACCTGTTCTCCTGTCGCCTCTGTAAGTGTCTGCTCCACGAACCCACGACCGTGGAGTGCGGACACACTTTCTGCAAGCGGTGCTTAGACCACGACAACGTGGAAGACTGCGTACACTGCAAACAGAAGTTTCACAAAAAGGACGGAATGGCCAACGCTCGGAGGCTGAACGTGGTTCTCAGCGGCCTGTTGGACAAACTGTTTGCAACGGAGAGCAAAGCCAGAAAGCTCTGGATCCAGGGAGAGGTTCTGTGGAAGAACCAGGATCTTTCCGATGCTTTGGAAAAGTACAACTCAGCAGTAGAACTCG CGCCCTCCTCAGGCAGACTGTTGTGTCAGCGAGCGGAGTTGCACATGGAGATGAGAAATTTCAGTCAGGCAGTGCAGGACGCCACCAGCCTGTGTAGGATGAAGCCCCTCTGGACCAAG GCTCACTGTCTGAAAGCCACAGCGCTCAGTAAAGCCGGTCGGAACGATGAGGCCTTGCAGGAGTATTTCATGTGTGTGGCTTTAAAACCCGACTGGACCAAAGTCAAACTGGAAGCTCAGAAG GTTCTCAGCGAGTTATTCTCCTCTGTGTTTGAGAACGAGGAGCTGACAACGTCGTTACACCCGCCGCAGGCGGGGACGACCGACCGCCTCATCAAACCCCCCGCCCTGCTCTCGTCCCTGAGGCCGCTCACGCAGAAACCTGGATCCTCCTCCCAG GATTCAGAGTTCAGCGCCGCTAAGAGTTCTCCAGCTGAAGACCCATCCTCCAGACTGTATGCTCCGTGTCCTGATAAATCGGACCCCGCTCTAGAGGGCTGCGGCACCAAGAGCCTGGCCGCCATTCTGGCCACCCTGCCACCTCCCCCTGGTGGCCTTAAGAGGAAGCACAGTGGAGATGACTCCTCGGCAAACTTCAGTCCTCCTCCTAAACTACTCAAACCTG ATGAGGCAAGCAGCTTCCaggcgggcgctgtgtgtggAGGGAGGACGTTTCCTGCTGAGCTGCTGGACAGCGGAGATATGGAGTGTTCACTCTGCATGAG ATTGTTCTACGAGCCGGTGGCCACCCCCTGCGGTCACACCTTCTGTCTGAAGTGTCTGGAGCGCTGCCTGGACCACAACCCCAACTGCCCTCTGTGTAAAGAGAATCTGTCTGAG TATCTGGCCACTAGGGGCTACAACAAAACCCTGCTGATGGAGGAGGTGCTGCAGCGTTACTTGGGGGACGAACTGGCCGAGAGGAAGAAAATCCacgaagaggagatgaaggagctcTCAAA cCTGAACCAGGAAGTGCCCATCTTTGTGTGCACCATGGCCTTCCCCACCATCCCCTGCCCGCTGCATGTGTTTGAGCCTCGCTACCGCCTCATGATCCGACGCTCTATGGAGACGGGCACCAAGCAGTTCGGCATGTGCATAGCCGACGAGCTCAAAGGCTTCGCCGACTACGGCTGCATGCTGCAG GTGCGAGatgtgaagttttttcctgatgGTCGTTCGGTGGTTGACACTATTGGTGTGTCGCGCTTCAAGGTGCTCAGCCACGGACAGAGAGACGGATACAATACGGCCAAGATCGAGTACCTGGAAGATAAGAAG GTGGAGGCCGAGGAGCTGGTGGAACTTGTGAAGCTGCACGACTCTGTGTACGATCAGGCCAACAGCTGGTTCACCTCCCTAAAGGACAACATGAAGAGCCAGATCCTCAGTCACTTCGGACACCTTCCCGGCAAAGACCCTGACCCTCAG GCCAGTCCCAGCGGTCCGGCCTGGTGCTGGTGGCTCCTCGCTGTCCTTCCTTTGGAGAACCGAGCCCAGCTCACCATCCTGTCGATGACCACCCTCAAGGACCGCCTCATCGCCATCCGCCGGGTTCTCATCTTCGTCACGCGCAAGAGGCCGCGTTGA
- the LOC137605347 gene encoding mitogen-activated protein kinase kinase kinase kinase 4-like isoform X19, translated as MANESPAKSLVDIDLASLRDPAGIFELVEVVGNGTYGQVYKGRHVKTGQLAAIKVMDVTEDEEEEIKLEINMLKKYSHHRNIATYYGAFIKKSPPGHDDQLWLVMEFCGAGSITDLVKNTKGNTLKEDWIAYISREILRGLAHLHAHHVIHRDIKGQNVLLTENAEVKLVDFGVSAQLDRTVGRRNTFIGTPYWMAPEVIACDENPDATYDYRSDLWSCGITAIEMAEGAPPLCDMHPMRALFLIPRNPPPRLKSKKWSKKFFSFIEGCLVKNYTQRPPTEQLLKHPFIRDQPNERQVRIQLKDHIDRTKKKRGEKDETEYEYSGSEEEEEEASEQEGEPSSIVNVPGESTLRRDFIRLQQENKERSEALRRQQLLQEQQLREQEEYKRQLLAERQKRIEQQKEQRRRLEEQQRREREMRRQQEREQRRREQEEKRRIEEMERRRKEEEERRRAEEEKRRADREQEYIRRQLEEEQRHLEILQQQLLHEQAMLLEYKWRELEEQRQAQKLQRQLQQEQAYLLSLQQNQNLPSSKAAQPQSSKPPQTPEQDRVVPPPSPDPDTAKQPQGAADCEKTKSNHSLEKTTEPKLPAADRQDPAPDSQPIREADERYRKNIQGSPQAAQTKPQQPPVPPRSESSYPNGNSASEAPAMHRPVEPQVI; from the exons ATGGCGAACGAGTCTCCGGCCAAAAGTCTGGTGGATATAGACCTGGCATCCCTGCGG GATCCAGCCGGGATTTTCGAGTTGGTGGAAGTGGTCGGAAATGGCACCTATGGACAAGTGTACAAG GGTCGACACGTCAAGACGGGACAACTGGCGGCCATCAAAGTCATGGACGTCACCGAG gatgaagaggaggaaatcaAGCTGGAGATCAACATGCTGAAGAAGTACTCCCATCACAGGAACATCGCCACCTACTAcggagccttcatcaagaaaaGTCCTCCAGGCCACGACGACCAGCTGTGG CTGGTGATGGAGTTCTGCGGCGCCGGTTCCATCACGGATCTGGTGAAGAACACCAAAGGCAACACGCTGAAGGAGGACTGGATCGCGTACATCTCCAGGGAGATCCTCAGG GGTTTAGCTCACCTTCACGCCCATCACGTCATCCACCGCGACATCAAGGGACAGAACGTGCTGCTGACTGAGAACGCCGAAGTCAAACTGG TGGACTTCGGCGTGAGCGCTCAGCTGGATCGGACGGTCGGCCGGAGGAACACCTTCATCGGGACGCCGTACTGGATGGCCCCCGAGGTCATCGCTTGCGATGAAAACCCAGACGCCACCTACGACTACAGG AGCGACCTTTGGTCCTGCGGAATCACGGCCATCGAGATGGCTGAAGGAGCTCCAC ctctttgtGACATGCACCCCATGAGAGCCCTCTTCCTCATCCCCAGAAACCCCCCCCCTCGGCTCAAGTCCAAAAAATG GTCAAAGAAGTTCTTCAGTTTTATTGAGGGCTGCTTGGTGAAGAATTACACCCAGCGCCCCCCCACggagcagctgctgaaacaCCCCTTCATCCGGGACCAGCCGAACGAGAGGCAGGTCCGCATCCAGCTCAAAGACCACATCGACCGGACCAAGAAGAAGAGGGGCGAGAAGG ATGAGACAGAGTACGAATACAGCGGCagcgaagaagaggaagaagaagcatCAGAGCAAGAAGGCGAACCCAG CTCCATCGTTAACGTTCCGGGCGAGTCCACTCTGCGCCGCGACTTCATCCGGCTGCAGCAGGAGAACAAGGAGCGGTCGGAGGCGCTGCGCCGccagcagctcctgcaggagcagcagctccgCGAGCAGGAGGAGTACAAGCGCCAACTACTGGCCGAGAGGCAGAAGCGCATCGAGCAGCAGAAGGAGCAAAGGAGGCGGCTGGAGGAG CAACAAAGGCGCGAGCGCGAGATGAGGAGGCAGCAGGAGCGCGAGCAGCGCCGacgggagcaggaggagaagaggagaatCGAGGAGATGGAGCGGCGCcgcaaagaggaggaggaacgccGGCGggcggaggaggagaagaggcgGGCTGACCGAGAGCAG GAGTACATCCGGcgccagctggaggaggagcagcgacACCTGGAgatcctgcagcagcagctcctccacgaACAGGCCATGCTGCTG GAGTACAAATGGcgggagctggaggagcagcgccaaGCCCAGAAGCTCCAgaggcagctgcagcaggagcaggCCTACCTGCTCTCGctccagcagaaccagaacctgccCAGTAGCAAAGCAGCGCAGCCACAGAGCAGCAAACCCCCCCAGACCCCCGAGCAGGACAGGGTAGTGCCCCCGCCTAGCCCCGACCCGGATACGGCCAAACAACCGCAGGGCGCCGCCGACTGTGAAAAGACGAAGTCCAATCACAGTCTGGAGAAAACTACAGAGCCCAAGCTCCCCGCCGCCGACCGCCAAGACCCCGCCCCCgactctcagccaatcagagag GCTGACGAGCGATACCGAAAGAACATCCAGGGTTCCCCTCAGGCGGCGCAGACCAAACCCCAGCAGCCTCCGGTGCCGCCGCGCTCCGAGTCGTCCTACCCCAATGGGAACTCGGCGTCCGAGGCGCCCGCCATGCACCGGCCCGTTGAAccacag